The genomic region CTCGGTCGGGCCGACGAGCAGCAGGTGCAGGTCCGGGTCGGCGCGCATGGCACGCAGAGCGCCGTCAACCACGACGGCGGGAGCGTCGTCCCCGCCGAGGAGGTCAACGGCGATCCGCGCGGTGCCCCGCTCCGCCGGAACACCGGCCGGGTTGGGCCGGCCGGTGTCGGAGGGAGCCGGGGCACCGGGCGAATGCCAGGGTGCGCGCGCCGCCCGACCTGGGGTCGGGGGCGTCACTCGGCGTCCAGGTCAGACCTCGAGAACCTGGCGGCCGTTGTAGGTGCCGCAGACGGAGCAGGCGGCGTGCGGCAGCTTCGGGGACTTGCACTGCGGGCACGCGACGGTCGCGACCACGGTCGCCTTCCAGTTCGCCCGGCGGGACCGGGTGTTGCTGCGCGACATCTTGCGCTTGGGGACGGCCACGGTTCTTACTCCTCTGTACGGGTCAGTTGCGACAGGCCCGCCCAACGCGGGTCGATCTGCTGGTGACTGTGGTCGGCCGGCAGATCGTCCCAGTGCGCCCCACATTCGGGGCACAGTCCTGGGCAGTCCTCCCGGCAGCGCGGGTTGGTCGGCAGCGTGAGCACCAACGCGTCCCGCAGCGCCGGCTCCAGGTCGATCAGATCGCCCTGCATCCGGCCCACCTCGTCCTCGTCGGTCGTGGCGTCCGTGGTGCTGTTCTCGTACGCGTACAGCTCCTGGATCGTCACGGCCATCGAGTTGTTGATTTCGCGCAGGCAACGCCCGCACTCGCCCCGGACGGGACCGGTGATGGTCCCGGAGACGAGCACACCTTCGGACACCGACTGCAACCTCAGATCGAGGGTGAGGTCTGCGCCCTCCGGCACGCCGATCAACTCCACACCGAGGTCCGCCGGTGCCGGCACGTCCCGCTGGACCTCACGCAACGCGCCAGGGCGGCGCGGCAGGTCCCTCGTGTCGAGGACCAGCGGCGACCTGGGGTCGAGTGTCGATGGCGAGCGCTTGGGCATAGTCAGACTCCGGCCGGTGAGAGGCCGACAAAAAAGGTTACCTGGGCGACCGCCGGACCGTCGAACCGGGGGCGACGCCCGCCTTGAGTGTCGGCTGGTGAGGTGCCGCTCAGAAGGGTAGCGGGCGTTCCGCCTCATCCCCACCGAAGGTGCCGATCTCCCGCAGCGCGTGCATCTTGTCGCGACCACGCTCTATCGAGGCGAGCGCCCGGGTGAGGAACTGCTCGAAGTTGGCAAGCGCCGTGTCGACGTAGTCGTCGACCTCCTCGCGCAGGCGCTGCGCCTCGGCCCGGGCTTCGGAGATGATCCGCGCCCCCTCGTGCTCGGCCGACACGGTGATCTCGTTCACCGAGACCAGGCGGGCGTGTTCTGCCTCACCCTCGCTGATGATCCGGTCCGCCTCGCGCTTGCCCGCTTCCATGATCTTGTCGCGCTCGTCGAGGAGCGCGGCGGCGCGGCGCAGGTCGGCGGGCAGTTCGGCACGCATCTCATCGAGAGCGGCGATCATCTCGCCCCGGTCGACCATGCAGTTGTTGCGCGACATCGGGACGGAGCGGGCCTGCTCCACCATGGCGATCAGTTCGTCGATGCGATCGAGCGGGTCCACCGGTACCTCACTCCTGTCGTTCGTCGGCCGACCTCCATGATGCGGGCTACGGCCGGTTCCCCGCTCCAC from Micromonospora profundi harbors:
- the rpmF gene encoding 50S ribosomal protein L32; this translates as MAVPKRKMSRSNTRSRRANWKATVVATVACPQCKSPKLPHAACSVCGTYNGRQVLEV
- a CDS encoding YceD family protein; translation: MPKRSPSTLDPRSPLVLDTRDLPRRPGALREVQRDVPAPADLGVELIGVPEGADLTLDLRLQSVSEGVLVSGTITGPVRGECGRCLREINNSMAVTIQELYAYENSTTDATTDEDEVGRMQGDLIDLEPALRDALVLTLPTNPRCREDCPGLCPECGAHWDDLPADHSHQQIDPRWAGLSQLTRTEE